A genome region from Bufo gargarizans isolate SCDJY-AF-19 chromosome 2, ASM1485885v1, whole genome shotgun sequence includes the following:
- the LOC122926226 gene encoding transcription factor HES-5-like has product MAPNNKMEDSESNLGKDMRKLRKPVIEKMRRDRINSSIEQLRILLEKEFQRHELPSKPEKADILEMTVTFLRQQLHHATKEVAPYKQTSSPSMKDAEFVTQGRQLAAQIGFWMDPQKCRSANESECHSLRSFNQGIDKQGAQDYSPADLWRPW; this is encoded by the exons ATGGCTCCTAATAATAAGATGGAAGACTCTGAGAGTAACTTGGGCAAAGACATGCGCAAG CTGAGGAAACCGGTGATCGAGAAGATGAGGAGAGACCGGATTAACAGCAGCATTGAGCAGCTGCGCATCTTACTGGAGAAGGAGTTCCAGAGACATGAGCTCCCCTCCAAACCTGAGAAAGCTGATATCCTGGAGATGACGGTCACCTTCCTGAGACAACAGCTCCACCATGCAACTAAAG AGGTGGCACCATACAAACAAACCTCCTCTCCGTCTATGAAGGATGCAGAATTTGTGACCCAAGGCAGACAACTAGCAGCACAGATCGGCTTCTGGATGGACCCCCAGAAATGCAGATCTGCAAATGAAAGCGAATGCCATTCCCTGAGGTCTTTCAACCAAGGAATCGACAAGCAAGGTGCCCAGGACTACAGCCCTGCTGACCTATGGAGACCCTGGTGA